Part of the Pseudodesulfovibrio mercurii genome is shown below.
GACCAGCGTCCCGACCGGTCCCCGGACCTGTCCGGGCCGGGAGACCACCGCCCAGGGGGCGGCCTCGGCCCGTTCCGGCCCCTTCACGCCCCCGCCGACCACGCTGTCGAGGATTCGGCTCAACTGCGCCTTGGTCACGGCATCCATGCCGGTCAGGGCGAGGGTCTCGGCCATCTCTCCGGCCATGGCGGAGACGGCGGCGAGCACGTCCGCCCGATCGGGCGCGGCCATCCTCCCCGCCCAGTCCGAAAGCCGCCCGCAGACGGCCGTCACGGCCCCCGCGTCCACCGGGCTGCGCTGGTCGTGGCGCGAAAGGCCGGTCCAGAAGGCGACCTCCTCCAGCAGATCCCGGCCGTTCTCCCGTCCGGCGGCCCATTCCGCGCACCGCGCGAGGGCCTTTTCCCACCGGGGGCCGCCGAGGCCGGGATGGGCGGTCAGGGCGTCCAGGAGATGCCGGGCCAGGACCGGATGGATCGGGCTCAGGGGGGCGGTCAGCAGGTCGATCAGGGCCGAGGGGGAAAACGGTTTCCAGAGCAGGGCGAGGCCGATGGGCAACAACTGCAAGGCCGTCCGCTGCGCGGACCGCGCGGATTGCCCCGTCACGGGCAGCCCCTGGCGCCTGAGCGCCGTGTCCAGTGACTGGCCGTCGCTTTCCGCCAGGAGCACGACGTCCTCCGGAGACGGATGCGTGTCCAGCCAGGAGGCGAGAAGTTCCCCGGCCTCTTCGAGACTTGTCGTGCGGAGGACCCGGACAGCCGGACTGTTCCCTTCCGGGAAGCCCTGGCCCCGAAGCACCCCGTCCTGTTCGATCAACCGGACTCCGGCCTCCTCGAGCCGGGCGAAGAGCCGCCGCCAGGCCGAAGGCCACAGGCGGAGTTCCGCCTCAAGCGTCAGGGAGGACAACCCGCCGAGCCCCCAATCGGCGATGCGCGCGCCGATCGCGTCGATGCGTTCGGCGAGCCCCGGGGAGAGTTCCGCGGCCCGGGCTGCGTCGCGCAGCTCCCGCAGACGGCCCGTCGTCTCGGCGGAACCGTCCCAGCCCGCCATGCGCAACCCGTCCAGTTCGGCGAGAAGATGCCGGGCCGTGGACCAGGCGTCGGCCTTGAGCGACTGCGAATAGAAGGGTTCCGGACTGCCGTCGCAGGCCTTCAGCCCCCGTTGGAACTGGGCGATTCGATGCGTCTGGTTGTGCCGTTGCGGGGCCATTCCCAAACGGGTCTCCAGGACCGAAACGAGTCCCAGGGGACCGACCACTGCGACGCCTTCGGCCGCGTCCCTGCCAGCGAGGGCATCGGGCCATGCCCCGGAATCGTACTGGGGGCCAACAATCAGATCCATATTCAACCTCTGCGACCGATGTCCGTTTCACCTGTTCCGCGCCGCCGGTGCGCGTTGTCGTCCCGGCGGACGTACCCGCCGTCCTGTGCGGCCGTTGGGGACACATCGATTTCCCGTTCAACGAGTTGTATTTTCAACATGGCGATAACATGATGCTTTTTAACTATCCAGGAACAATTTCAGGATTATCGTTGACGCAAATTCCAGAATACGGAATACGGAGCCGATATCTTCAGTGCAAGGAGTGACGCCATGCCCCCGAAGTTGGACCCGACGACCACGTCGGCGCAGAAGCTGATCAGCCTGTACAGCCTGTTGCTGTTTACCGGGCGGACCTATTCCCTGACCGGTCTGGCCCGGCATCTCGACTGTTCCAAGCAGACGATCCTGCGGCTGGTGGACGCCCTTGAGGCCGGATCGTGGGCGCGCATCGAATCCTTCCGCAAGGGCGGGCAGCGCTGGTACCGGATGGTGCTTCCCGAGCAGCGACCGAAACTGTCGCTGGCCCCGGAGGAGATGCAGAAGCTGGCCCTGTGCAGGGATCTCGTCCTGCACCTGCTGCCCCCTTCGCTCCGGGAGAGCGTGGGGAACTCGCTGTCCAAGACGGGCGTCATGTTGCCCGACCTGTCCCGGCGGGCCGAGGCCCTGCGCCCCGTGGCCGCGTCCAGGACAAAGGGGAAGGTCGATTACGCGTCGTTCCAGGACCGGCTCGAGGCGCTGCTGGCGGCCGTTCACGGACGCAACATCTGCGAACTGACCTACCATGCGGCGAACGCGTCCGAACCCAAGTCGTACCATTTCGCCCCCATGCGGCTGGTCTGTTTCCACGACGCCCTCTACGTCCTGGGGCACGTGGTCTCACCGTCGAGCCCGTGGGAGATCCGCCACACCATAACCCTCGCGGTGCAGCGGCTGGTGGACATCGCGGTCACCGCCGACGTCCACGATTTCCCGCCGGTCGAGGAAGGCGCGGGCAGCTTCGGTTTCATGCCGGGGACGAGATTCCGCGTGGTCGTCCGGTTCGACGAGAGCGTGGCCCGTTACGTGTCCGAACGGGTCTGGAGCGAGGACCAGGCCGTGACCCTCCGCAAGGACGGCTCTCTGGACCTGGCCATGAGCGCCACCAGCCGGTCCGAGGTCCTGGCCTGGGTCCTCGGTTTCGGCGAATTGGCCGAAATCCTGGAACCGGCGGAACTGCGGGAGGCCATTGCGGAAAAAATGGAATCCATGCTGGCGGCCTACAGGTAGACTGCCCGAAAGGGACTGCACGCGTCGGTCGCCACCGCCCACCGTATCCCCGGAGTCCGAGCAGCCTCCCTCGCCAAGGGCTGCGCAAGGATTTTCCACTTCGGGTCTGCAAGGGGGGGGCATGTCGATGCGGGATTTCCCACAAGCGAACAGGCCTCGGTCCCGCCTTTCAAATGGGGAAAACACGACACGGGATACGATGCGCACGGAGAAGTATTTCGGAAAAGCCCCGTTTCCAGGCTATTTCCCGCTGGGGCCAAAGAAAAAGGGCTCCGGATGATTTCCGAAGCCCTTAATTTTCGTGTGGTGGAGCTGGAGGGAATTGAACCCACGACCTCTTGAATGCCATTCAAGCGCTCTCCCAACTGAGCTACAGCCCCACGTCGTTGGGTGGAGGGTAATTATCCAAGGGGCGGACGGTTGTCAACCGGAAAATCAACGCCCGGTCTTGTGGATTGATTCGGGCGCGGTCTTGCGGTAGGAATTGAGGCTGGTCGGAATCATTGGGAGAATCAATGGGCCAGGTCCTCAAAAAAATCGTCATCAAATTGCTCTGGGTGGGCGTGGTCTTTCTCGGGATCACGGTCATCAGCTTCTGGGTCATCCATCTGGCCCCGGGCTCGCCCACGGACCTGCAGACCACGCTCAACCCCGAGGCGGGTGTGGAGGCGCGGCTGCAGCTCGAAAAGCTCTACGGCCTGGACCAGCCCCTGCACGTGCAGTACGTGGGCTGGCTGAAGCGGCTGGTGCGCCTCGATTTCGGCCAGTCCATGTCCGGCGACCACCGGCCGGTCTGGGACAAGATCAAGGAGCGGCTGCCCCTGACCTTCGGCATGAACGTGGCCTCCCTGATCCTGACCCTGCTCATCGCCGTGCCCATCGGCGTGGCCGCGGCCTGGTGGCGTGGCGGGGCCTTCGACAAGATCTCCACGGTCATCGTCTTCATCGGCTTCGCCATGCCCGGCTTCTGGCTGGCCCTGCTGCTCATGCTCTGGCTGGGCATAGCCTGGCCCATCCTGCCCATCTCCGGCCTGACCTCCATGGGCTTCGCGTCCATGTCCGGCCCCGAACAGTGGTGGGACGTGACCAAGCACCTGATCCTGCCCATCTTCATCTACACCTCGGGCTCCTGGGCGGGCATGTCCCGGTTCATGCGCTCGTCCATGCTCGAAGTCCTGCGCCAGGACTACATCATGACCGCGCGGGCCAAGGGGCTGTCCAGCCGCGTGGTCCTGTTCAAGCACGCCCTGCGCAACGCGCTCATGCCGGTCATCACCATCCTCGGCCTGTCGGTCCCGGCCCTCATCGGCGGGTCGGTGATCATCGAGTCCATCTTCGCCCTGCCCGGCCTGGGCCAGCTCTTCTACCAGGCGGTCATGGCCCGCGACTACCCGCTGATCATGGGCTCCCTCGTGCTCGGCGCGGTCCTGACCCTGGCGGGCAACCTGCTGGCCGACGTGGGCTACGGCCTGGCCGATCCGCGCATCCGCGTGGGCAGCGGGAGGGATCGATGAAACGCCGCCCGCTCAAGCGCGTCTCGCCCTGGGCGCGCCACGCCCTGCTCGTGCTCGGCGCGCTCATCGTCGGGGTCATGTCCGTGGGGGCCGTCTTCGCCCCGCTCATCGCGCCCTACGACCCCAATTTCATCAACGTGGACGCCCTGCTCCTGCCGCCCTCGGCGGCCCACCTCATGGGCACGGACGCGCTCGGCCGCGACGTGTTCTCGCGCATCCTGTTCGGCGGGCGCGTGTCCCTGTGGGTCGGATTCGTGGCCGTGGGCATCGCCACCTCCATCGGCGTGGTCCTCGGCCTGGTGGCGGGCTACTTCGGGCGCGTGGTGGACGAGATCATCATGCGCGGGGTGGACGTCATGCTCTGCTTCCCGTCGTTCTTCCTCATCCTGGCGGTCATCGCCTTCCTGGAGCCGAGCCTGACCAACATCATGATCGTCATCGGCCTGACCGGCTGGATGGGCGTGGCCCGGCTGGTCCGCGCCGAGACCCTGACCATCCGCGAGCGGGACTACGTCCTGGCCGCCCGCGCAGCCGGGGCCGGGGCCGGACGGATCATCTTCCGCCACATCATGCCCAACGCGCTCGGCCCGGTGCTGGTCTCCGCCACCCTGGGCGTGGCCGGGGCCATACTGACCGAGTCCTCGCTCTCCTTCCTGGGGTTGGGCGTGCAGCCGCCCGACGCCTCCTGGGGCAACATCCTCATGGAGGGCAAGGAGGTCCTGGGCATCGCCTGGTGGCTGTCGGTCTTCCCCGGCATGGCCATCCTGGTGACCGTGCTCGGCTACAATCTGCTCGGCGAGTCCCTGCGCGACCTCCTCGACCCGAGGCTCAAGCAGTGATCCGCATCCGCCAGGCCCGCCCCGGCGAGGAAGCCCTGATCGCCGGGATCATCCGCGACTCCATGCTGGCCTCCTACGCCCGCTTCCTGCCCGCGCCCGTGTTCCAGCGGCTCATGGACATGGACCGCCCGGCCCAGGTGGCCGAGGCCAACGGCCCGGACTTTCTCATCGCCGAAGCGGACGGCGTCCCGGCGGGCGCGCTGCTGCGCAGGGATGACTACGTGGACCACCTCTGGACCCACCCGGACCACATGGGCCGGGGCGTGGGCTCCGCCCTGCTGGCCCATGCCGAGGCGGACGCCGCCCGGGCAGGATACGGCCGGCTGACCCTGGACTGCCTGCAGCGCAACGAAAAGGCGGCGGCCTTCTACCGCGCACGGGGCTACGCCGTGGAGCGGACCTACACCGCCGCCAACCACCTGGCCGGGGAGCGCGTCCACTTCATGGTCAAGGCGCTCCCCCCGACGGGGGCGTGACCATGCGCCGCCCGACAACGTTTATCTTCCCCTTCCCGATCTGCCTGCTGATCTGCCTGCTCGCCCTGGCGACCGCGCGTCCGGCCCTGGCCGGAACCGAGCTGCCCGAGACCATCGTGCTCTCGCCCGAGGTCCTGAACCGGGCCCGCCAGCAGGCCTGGGCCCGGGACCGGACGGTGGGCCGGGCCGTGGCCGCGCTCACGGCCCGGGCCGACTCGGCCATGAAGGCGGCGGTGGAGCCCGTCCCGGCCAGGCCCGAACCCGGTGGGAACCGCATGACCCGCGCCTACCGCTCCCTGTCCCCCTACTGGTGGCCCGACCCGCAGGCGAAAAACGGCCTGCCCTACGTGCGCCGCGACGGCGAGCGCAACCCCGAGGCCGACTCGGACCGCTACGACCGGGGACGGCTGACGCGCATGGCGCGGACGGTGCGCACCCTGGCCCTGGCCTGGTATTTCACGGGCGACGAGCGCTACGCCGCGCGCGCCACGGCCCACGTGCGGGCCTGGTTCTGCGACCCGGCCACGCGCATGATCCCGGACCTGGACCACGCCCAGATGCGCCCCGGCCTCGACCAGGGCAACCGCACCGGGATCATCGAGACGGCGACGCTCATCCCCGTGTGCGACGCGGTCCGGCTCCTGGAGCCCTCCCAGGCCTGGACCCGAACCGACACCCGCCGCCTGCGGGAGTGGTTCGGCCAGTACCTGGGCTGGCTCCTGCGGAGCGACCCAGGCCGGGCCGAGGCCGCCTCCCTGAACAACCACGGCACCTGGTTCGACGCCCAGGTGGCGGTCTTCGCCCTGTTTCGCGGCGACCGCGAGCTGGCCCGCGAGGTGGCCGGACTGACCGGCAACCGGCGCATCTCCACCCAGATCCTGCCCGACGGGACCATGCCGCGTGAGCTCGAACGCACCCGGCCGCGCCACTACACCTTCTTCAACCTGGAGGCGTTCATGGTCCTGGCCGCGGTGGGCGAGCGGTGCGGCCTGGACCTGTACCGCTGGGCCTCGGCCACGGGCCAGTCCATCCGCCGGGCCCTGGACCACGCCGGGCCGTTCCTGGCCCAGGACCGCCCCATGAACGGCGCGTCCGAACCCGACTTCGACCCCCACCCGTACGTTCCCCTTTTCCGCCGCGCGGCTCTGGTGTATAAAGACACCCGTTATCTCGATTATCTGGACGCGCTGGATGCGAAGACCCTCGCCCGCCAGCCGTCCTTCATAGCATACTGAAACGATTACACGGACCGCCCCCTGCCGACCCGCCGAAGACGGCACCAAAAAGTTTAGGGAAGGAGAGGGGATGGGGGTCCGGGGGAAGGGGAGAGGGAACCCCTTTTCTCAAAGGGGTTCCCTCTCCCCTTCCCCCGGCCGCCGGAGGCACCACCACATGCTCGAACTGCTGCGCATTCGAAACCTGGCCCTCATCGAGGACGCTGAACTGGAGTTCTCGCCCGGCCTGAACGCCCTGACCGGCGAGACCGGCGCGGGCAAGTCCTTCATCATGCGCGCCGTGGACTTCCTCATGGGCGAGCGCATGGACAAGAAGCTGGTCCGGCCCGGCGCGGAAAAGGCCACGGTGGAGGCGCTCTTCGTCCTGCCAGAGGGCGAGGCCGTGATCCGGCGCGAGCTGTCCGCCGAGACCGGGCGCAGCCGGGTCTACGTCAACGACGCCCTGTCCTCCCAGCCGACCATCCGCGACATGGGCGCGCAGCTGGTCATCCACACCTCGCAGCACGGGCAGCAGAAGCTGCTCTCCCCGGCCTTCCAGGCCGAGATCCTGGACTCCTTCCTGCCGGACCCGTCCCTGCTCGCCGAGCGCAACGACCGGCTGGCCGTGCTCAACGACGTGCTCGAACGCAAGCGGCGCCTGTCCGAGAAATTCGACGACCTCCAGAAGCAGCGCGAGTTCCTGGAATACCAGAAAAAGGAAATCGAGTCCGTGGACCCGCAGCCGGACGAGGAGGACGACCTTGAGGAGCGCAAGAAAATCCTCAAGGACCGCGAGCGGGCGGGCGAGTGCCTCCAGAACGCCCTGGACATCCTGCACGGCGAGGTCGGCATGCTCGACGCCATGACCCTGCTCAACCGCGAGATGGAGATCATCGCCCGGCTCTTCCCCGGCTTCGAGGAGGACCGCGAGGCCGTGGAGACCTTCCGCATGCGCCTGCACGACCTGGACAACCGGCTGCGACGCGGCCCCTCGGATTTCGACGACGACGATCCCATGTCCCTGGACGACATCGAGGCGCGCCTGTTCGCCCTGGCCCGGCTCAAACGCAAGCTGCGGCGCGGCCTGGACGAAATCGTTGACATGAAGGCCGAAATCGACGAAAGCCTCTCCTTCCTCGACGCCTGCGCCCTGGACATGAAGAGCCTGGGCCGCGAGGAGGACAAGGCCGCCGCCGGTCTCCGGGAGGTCCTGGAAAAGCTCAACAAGGCGCGGAAAAAGGCGGCCGGAGAGCTGGCCATCCGCATAGTGGACGAGCTGACCGACCTGGGTTTCTCCGAGCACGTCAAGGTCCACTTCGAATTCGACGCCCGGGAGCTCTACCCCGGCTGCGAGGACATGCGCGGGCGGCTCATGTGGGTGCCCAACCCGGGCCAGCCCGCCCAGCCCCTGGACAAGATCGCCTCGGGCGGCGAGCTCTCCCGGTTCCTGCTCGCCCTGGTGACCATGCGAGGCCACGGCGACCAGGACGGACAGACCAAGGACGCCCGGCCCTCGCTCATCTTCGACGAGGTGGACGCGGGCATCGGCGGCCTGACGCTCAACTCCGTGGGCAAGAAGCTTCGCAACCTGGCCGACCGCCAGCAGATGCTGCTCATCACCCACTGGCCGCAACTGGCCCGCATGGCCGACCGCCACTTCCTCATCAAGAAGGAGGTCGTGGACAACGCCACCTACACCCGGTGCGAACGGCTCGAGGGCGGCGACATCAAGTGCGAGCTGGCCCGCATGGCCGGAGGCGGTGAACAGGGCGCGGCCCTGGCCGAGAAATTGTGCAAGTAGGACGGAGGATGCCTCCGGCGGCTGGAGGAAGGGGAGGAAAAACCCTTTGAAAAGGGTTGGTTCCTCCCCTTCCCCCAGCCCCCCATCCCCTCCTTTTCCTAAACTTTTTGCGCGCGCTGCGCGCGGGGGTGGTCGTGACCAATCTGTTCATTTCGCTCTACATAAAGTGGTTCTTTCTGCTGACGCCGTTCTTCGTGCTGTCCGTGTTCCTGTCCCTGACCGAGGAGATGGACAAGCGGGCGCAGCATCGGCTGGCCATCCGGACCACCACGGCGGTGCTGGTCATTTCGCTGGTGCTCTACTTCGCCGGGAACCCCATCTTCTCCACCCTGGGGATCACCCTGGACGGGTTCCGCGTGGGGGCCGGGGCGCTGCTCTTCCTGTCGGCGGTGTCGCTGGTCTCGGGCAAAAAGCAGCGGCCCGAGCCCGAGGACGATGCGGACGTGGCCGTGGTTCCGCTGGCCATGCCCATCACCGTGGGACCGGCGACCATCGGCACCCTGCTCATCCTGGGCGCGGAGCTGTCCACCCCGGAGCAGAAGCTGACCGGCGCGGGCGCCCTGGTCTGCGCCTGCCTGTCCGTGGGCATCATCCTGTTCTCCGCCTCCTCCCTGAAGCGGGTCATCGGGCGCATGGGGCTCAACGTCCTGACCAAGATCACCGGCCTGGTCCTGTCGGCCATGGCCGCCCAGATCGCCTTCACCGGCGTGCGCAATTTCATGTCCTGAGTCGGGCCGATTCCCCATGGACGGGCCCCGATTTCGGGCCTATCGTCGCCCCATGCCCCGTCTCCCGCTCCTGCCCCTGCTCCTGACCCTGATCCCCGCTCTGCTGGCCTGGCCCGCCAAGGCCGTTCAGGCGCGCGACGCGCTCGTCCTGAGCGCGGCCCCGGCCGAACCCGTAATCGAGGGCATGGCCGTGCTCCGGGAGGCCTACGCCCGGCTCGGCATCCAGGTGATCTTCCGCGACTACCCGGCGCGACGCGGACTGGCCGAGGCCGACGCGGGCGGGGCCGACGGTGAGGCCGCGCGCATGGGCGGACTGGGCAGTGAGCTGCCCAACCTGATCCAGGTGCGGCCGTCCATCGTCTCGGTCCAGGGGGTGGCCGTGACCTGCGACCCGGACCTGACCATCCGCGACCGGCGCGACCTCGTGCCCCTCAGGATCGGCGTGCACACCGGCCTCCGGCTGTCCGACAAGCTGGTCCAGGGACTGGACCGCGTGACCCAGGGACACTGGGACCAGCTCTTCCACCTGCTCTACCTCGGCCGCCTGGACGTGATCATCGGCTACGACGGCATCGAACGCACCCAGGCCGGGCACCCCGGCGCCGAGCGCCTCCGGGTCATCCGGCCCGTGCGCTGGCGGGTCCCCCTGTACCACTACCTGAACCGCCGCCACGCGGACCTGGTGCCCCGGCTCGAGGCCGTGCTCGAACGCATGCGGATCAACGGCGAGATGGCCCGTCTGCGCGCCGGGGCCGGTGCCGCGCACCAGCGCCCCGCCGAATGACCTCCCCCCTCCGAACATGGACCCGGGGGCGATCCGGGTGTATGTTCAGGGCATGCGCATCATCCTGTTCTGCATCTTCGCTCTGCTCCTGGGCGCTCCGGCCTGGGCCCAGGACCATCTGGTCTTCGGCTACGGCGGCAGCGCATTGTCCGAGAACTCGCTCAAGGTGCTCAAGGAGGCCTACAAGCGTCTCGGCATCACGATCGAGGGGCGGCAGATGCCTGCGGCCCGCTCCCTGGAAATGGCCGAGGGCGGCCTGGTGGACGGCGAGGTCAACCGCATCCGGGCCATCGAGGAGGAGTATCCCCATCTTCTGCGCATCGACGTGCCGGTGAACCGGCTGGAAGGGGTCGTCGTGACCTGCAACTCCCGCCTGGAGCACGTCACCATGGAGGCCGTGCGCAAGCTGCACCTGGGCATCAAGATCGGCAACCGCTACGCCGAGATGCTGACCGACGGCATGCCCGACGTGGTCCGCCTGCCGCGCGAGGACCGGCTGATGATCCTGCTCCTGGAGGGACGGCTGGACGCCCTGCTGGTGGACCGCGCCTGGGCCGAAAGCGAGCTGGCCAAGCCGGGAATGCAATGCCTGCGCATCAACGAACCGCCCGTGATCGTCGTGCCGCTCTACCACTACCTGAACAACAGCCACGCCGACCTGGTCCCACGGATCACCGGCGAACTCAGGGCCATGCACGATTCCGGCGAGATCGACCGCATCCTCGGAGACATCCGCCCGCGCTGACGTCACCCCCTTTACACCCGGCGCGAACTGCCCTAAAAATTGGTTGCCATGACAACCGATTCACCCCTGACCTTCGAACACGGCTATGACATCCGCTCCTACGAACCGCGCCCCGACGGCCGCGTGTCCGTGACCGCCATCTGCAACCAGTTGCAGGACGCGGCCTCGCGCCATGCGGACCGCCTCGGCTTCGGCCACCACGACCTGGAACAGAGCGGCCACTTCTGGATTCTGGCCCGGCTGCACCTCATGGTGGACCGGCTGCCCGGCTTCGGCGGACGCACGAGCATCCTGACCTGGCCCTCGGGCAACGAGCGGCTGGTGGCCCTGCGCGACTTCCTGGTCTTCGACGAGGACGGGGCGATGGGCCGGGCGACCACCTCCTGGGTGACCATGAACACCCGTACCCACCGCCCGGACGCGCCCGACACCGTGCTCAACGAACGGTTCATCCCGGACCGCCAGCACGCCCTGACCTTTCCGACCAAGGCCGTGACCCGGCTGAAGCAGGGCGAGCACCGCGCGGACCTCACCGCCCGGCGCTCGGACGTGGACATCAACGGTCACGTGAACAACGTGAAATACCTGGAATACTGCTTCGAGGCCGTGCCCGTCGAGTGGATCGGCGAACACCGCTGCCACGGGGTGGACATCCAGTTCCGCAGCGAGACCTTCCCCGGCGACGCCCTTGTCTCGGCCTGCGCCCCGGACGAGCCGGACCAGGGTCTGGACACCTTCCTGCACAGCCTGACCAGGGCGTCGGACGGCCGCGAGGTCGTGCGCATGCGCTCCTGGTGGAAACGGCCGTGAGCGCGGACATCGGCCTGCGCTTCGACACGAACGGCGTGGACTGGGCCGAGGCGGCCGCAATCTTCGAGCGCGCCCCGCTGGGCACCCGCGAACCCGACACCCTGCGCCGGACCTTCGAGAACAGCGACCTGACCTGCTTCGCCCGGGACGGGGAACGGCTGGTGGGCATCGCCCGCGCCCTGAGCGACCGGACGGTGCAATCGGTCATCTACGACCTGTGCATGCTCCCGGAATACCAGGGCAAGGGGCTGGGCACGCGGATGATGCGGGCCATGCTTGAGCGGCTGGGCACGCCCAGCTGCGTGCTCTGGGCCGTGCCGGGCAAGGAACCGTTCTACGCCCGCCTGGGCTTTCACCCCATGCTCACGGCCATGGCCCTGAGCGACGACCCCGAGGGGGCCGCGGCCAGGGGCTACATCACGCTGTGACGCGCTCGGCCATGACCTGGGCCAGCAGCGCGGTCAGGGCCTGGTCGTAGCGCTTGCCGTCCCCGGCGAGCATGCGCACGGCCTCGGCCGTGTCCCTGGCCGAGCGGTGGGGCCTGTCCCCGACGATGGCCGAGAAGGAGTCGGCCACGGCGCACAGCCTGCCCGTGGTCGAGATGCCCCCGTCGAACCGCCGCGCCGGGTAGCCCGAGCCGTCCAGCCGCTCGTGGTGCTGGTCCATGCACTCCAGAATGATCGGGTCCTGAATCTTGAGCCGACGGACCATGTTCAGCCCTGCCTCGATGTGCCGCTCGATGGACTCCCGGTCCCGGCGGACCAGGTAGCGCTCCTTGTCGCGGATGAACTTCGGAACCATGACCATGCCCAGGTCGTGGAGCAGCAGCCCGAGGATCAGGCTGATGAGCACGGTCTTCTCCACCTTGCCCCCGGTCAGGCGCAGGTACAGGGCCAGGCCGATGAGCATGGTGTTCACCGAGTGCACGGCCAGGTCGTAGTCCCGCTCCAGGGTGTGGGTCAGGAAGGCCACCCGGCCGGGA
Proteins encoded:
- a CDS encoding PD-(D/E)XK nuclease family protein encodes the protein MDLIVGPQYDSGAWPDALAGRDAAEGVAVVGPLGLVSVLETRLGMAPQRHNQTHRIAQFQRGLKACDGSPEPFYSQSLKADAWSTARHLLAELDGLRMAGWDGSAETTGRLRELRDAARAAELSPGLAERIDAIGARIADWGLGGLSSLTLEAELRLWPSAWRRLFARLEEAGVRLIEQDGVLRGQGFPEGNSPAVRVLRTTSLEEAGELLASWLDTHPSPEDVVLLAESDGQSLDTALRRQGLPVTGQSARSAQRTALQLLPIGLALLWKPFSPSALIDLLTAPLSPIHPVLARHLLDALTAHPGLGGPRWEKALARCAEWAAGRENGRDLLEEVAFWTGLSRHDQRSPVDAGAVTAVCGRLSDWAGRMAAPDRADVLAAVSAMAGEMAETLALTGMDAVTKAQLSRILDSVVGGGVKGPERAEAAPWAVVSRPGQVRGPVGTLVWWNFSETQPPRLFLPWTGDERATLGRGGADLRDFDHARQMEVRSWKAPLRHAESVLLVLPDSVRGQAVAPHPLWDELTAALGEAVLEAGTIRAADVLLDPAPELLGCPLSLTDVRPGNPVAPLADWRLPQGPAARRPRESPSGLINFLGCPLSWFLKYILRIRPGNLAEPPEGGQLYGNFCHRLVELLVGEKTDWTPSEARARADRLFDALVAQMAAPLNEPGRETTLLVFREKALDAVECLFARILKAGLSIHASEQENVRRDQAGQEFVGYVDLVLKDGHGAEIPWDMKWSSTSRHRREEMEQGRALQLAAYCWLLGGDGKDAAYFMLNQRELISTDAPWAEERESVAADLPGLWTEALEAYHAGQASLDAGTCRARGLDTPDEAPGLAGLTVNCGFCDYAVLCGREHAE
- a CDS encoding helix-turn-helix transcriptional regulator, with protein sequence MPPKLDPTTTSAQKLISLYSLLLFTGRTYSLTGLARHLDCSKQTILRLVDALEAGSWARIESFRKGGQRWYRMVLPEQRPKLSLAPEEMQKLALCRDLVLHLLPPSLRESVGNSLSKTGVMLPDLSRRAEALRPVAASRTKGKVDYASFQDRLEALLAAVHGRNICELTYHAANASEPKSYHFAPMRLVCFHDALYVLGHVVSPSSPWEIRHTITLAVQRLVDIAVTADVHDFPPVEEGAGSFGFMPGTRFRVVVRFDESVARYVSERVWSEDQAVTLRKDGSLDLAMSATSRSEVLAWVLGFGELAEILEPAELREAIAEKMESMLAAYR
- a CDS encoding ABC transporter permease, whose product is MGQVLKKIVIKLLWVGVVFLGITVISFWVIHLAPGSPTDLQTTLNPEAGVEARLQLEKLYGLDQPLHVQYVGWLKRLVRLDFGQSMSGDHRPVWDKIKERLPLTFGMNVASLILTLLIAVPIGVAAAWWRGGAFDKISTVIVFIGFAMPGFWLALLLMLWLGIAWPILPISGLTSMGFASMSGPEQWWDVTKHLILPIFIYTSGSWAGMSRFMRSSMLEVLRQDYIMTARAKGLSSRVVLFKHALRNALMPVITILGLSVPALIGGSVIIESIFALPGLGQLFYQAVMARDYPLIMGSLVLGAVLTLAGNLLADVGYGLADPRIRVGSGRDR
- a CDS encoding ABC transporter permease gives rise to the protein MKRRPLKRVSPWARHALLVLGALIVGVMSVGAVFAPLIAPYDPNFINVDALLLPPSAAHLMGTDALGRDVFSRILFGGRVSLWVGFVAVGIATSIGVVLGLVAGYFGRVVDEIIMRGVDVMLCFPSFFLILAVIAFLEPSLTNIMIVIGLTGWMGVARLVRAETLTIRERDYVLAARAAGAGAGRIIFRHIMPNALGPVLVSATLGVAGAILTESSLSFLGLGVQPPDASWGNILMEGKEVLGIAWWLSVFPGMAILVTVLGYNLLGESLRDLLDPRLKQ
- a CDS encoding GNAT family N-acetyltransferase; protein product: MIRIRQARPGEEALIAGIIRDSMLASYARFLPAPVFQRLMDMDRPAQVAEANGPDFLIAEADGVPAGALLRRDDYVDHLWTHPDHMGRGVGSALLAHAEADAARAGYGRLTLDCLQRNEKAAAFYRARGYAVERTYTAANHLAGERVHFMVKALPPTGA
- a CDS encoding alginate lyase family protein, whose translation is MRRPTTFIFPFPICLLICLLALATARPALAGTELPETIVLSPEVLNRARQQAWARDRTVGRAVAALTARADSAMKAAVEPVPARPEPGGNRMTRAYRSLSPYWWPDPQAKNGLPYVRRDGERNPEADSDRYDRGRLTRMARTVRTLALAWYFTGDERYAARATAHVRAWFCDPATRMIPDLDHAQMRPGLDQGNRTGIIETATLIPVCDAVRLLEPSQAWTRTDTRRLREWFGQYLGWLLRSDPGRAEAASLNNHGTWFDAQVAVFALFRGDRELAREVAGLTGNRRISTQILPDGTMPRELERTRPRHYTFFNLEAFMVLAAVGERCGLDLYRWASATGQSIRRALDHAGPFLAQDRPMNGASEPDFDPHPYVPLFRRAALVYKDTRYLDYLDALDAKTLARQPSFIAY
- a CDS encoding DNA repair protein RecN translates to MLELLRIRNLALIEDAELEFSPGLNALTGETGAGKSFIMRAVDFLMGERMDKKLVRPGAEKATVEALFVLPEGEAVIRRELSAETGRSRVYVNDALSSQPTIRDMGAQLVIHTSQHGQQKLLSPAFQAEILDSFLPDPSLLAERNDRLAVLNDVLERKRRLSEKFDDLQKQREFLEYQKKEIESVDPQPDEEDDLEERKKILKDRERAGECLQNALDILHGEVGMLDAMTLLNREMEIIARLFPGFEEDREAVETFRMRLHDLDNRLRRGPSDFDDDDPMSLDDIEARLFALARLKRKLRRGLDEIVDMKAEIDESLSFLDACALDMKSLGREEDKAAAGLREVLEKLNKARKKAAGELAIRIVDELTDLGFSEHVKVHFEFDARELYPGCEDMRGRLMWVPNPGQPAQPLDKIASGGELSRFLLALVTMRGHGDQDGQTKDARPSLIFDEVDAGIGGLTLNSVGKKLRNLADRQQMLLITHWPQLARMADRHFLIKKEVVDNATYTRCERLEGGDIKCELARMAGGGEQGAALAEKLCK
- a CDS encoding MarC family protein; translated protein: MTNLFISLYIKWFFLLTPFFVLSVFLSLTEEMDKRAQHRLAIRTTTAVLVISLVLYFAGNPIFSTLGITLDGFRVGAGALLFLSAVSLVSGKKQRPEPEDDADVAVVPLAMPITVGPATIGTLLILGAELSTPEQKLTGAGALVCACLSVGIILFSASSLKRVIGRMGLNVLTKITGLVLSAMAAQIAFTGVRNFMS